A genomic stretch from Chroococcidiopsis sp. SAG 2025 includes:
- a CDS encoding FHA domain-containing protein — MKLKIINSQTNEELQEFDLASAIRSDGKCIVGRSATSGLVLESTDISRKHGKFSYKSGKYYFTDTGSSNGSLINNQVATKNRAYLLQAGDVIHLGEFLLIPQPISGVYEDATVIAPIAFAPSSNGAKPIISETPSSPEAIGEITPVDEAPAEEIPAATAELENMEQSDRDDILSEKLSENSSAKVTDVVEASIPPEVVAGTTEMPDANIAESDVAESDIEDILADASLEQPHEDISAIAMDKSTILPESISPEDMAESDTFEGARSEERGVRATSPEDMSESEIAEDIAESDTAEILAAIAEQPESEESNTNTPVAEEIVTEEIVEENVAVVAEDSVPVEVAAASTVGESSEPSTPAASIPTEDLAVEAAFSENTYIQTDVPNYISMESTHAIVPTTNEVTDEELSDRDDISAVPEILKEKSIVLLAHDSQKAELVDFIERHQATFSKCLFMAPAAISEALMQYDIPVSRKLPNLTAGGYQEINSAIASKNLLGVIFLRDFLVPQPTQANDEALSRSCNVNQVILATNLATAQAFEGYLQYLIASTPKVSLAKGSGQ; from the coding sequence ATGAAACTTAAAATTATTAATTCTCAAACCAATGAAGAACTTCAAGAGTTCGACTTAGCATCAGCAATTCGCAGCGATGGAAAATGTATTGTTGGTCGTTCTGCTACTTCTGGCTTGGTTCTCGAAAGTACTGATATTAGTCGCAAACATGGTAAGTTTTCTTACAAAAGCGGCAAATATTATTTCACTGACACGGGCAGTTCCAATGGCTCTTTAATCAATAATCAAGTTGCTACAAAAAATAGAGCTTATTTACTCCAGGCTGGAGATGTAATTCATCTAGGAGAGTTTCTGCTAATTCCACAACCGATTAGCGGAGTTTATGAAGATGCTACAGTTATCGCACCAATAGCGTTTGCACCTTCATCTAATGGCGCGAAACCTATTATTTCAGAAACTCCATCTTCACCAGAAGCGATCGGTGAGATAACACCCGTAGACGAAGCCCCCGCAGAGGAAATTCCAGCAGCGACTGCTGAACTGGAGAATATGGAACAGTCCGATCGCGATGATATTCTTTCAGAAAAGTTGAGTGAAAATAGCTCGGCAAAAGTTACGGATGTTGTGGAAGCATCAATCCCGCCAGAAGTAGTGGCAGGCACAACAGAAATGCCCGATGCTAATATTGCCGAGTCCGATGTTGCCGAGTCCGATATTGAAGATATCCTTGCCGATGCTTCCTTAGAACAGCCTCATGAAGATATCTCAGCAATAGCTATGGACAAATCCACCATCTTACCAGAGTCGATATCACCAGAAGATATGGCAGAAAGCGATACTTTTGAAGGGGCGAGGAGTGAGGAGCGAGGAGTGAGAGCGACATCACCAGAAGATATGTCAGAAAGCGAGATTGCAGAAGATATAGCAGAAAGTGACACCGCAGAGATTCTCGCAGCTATTGCCGAACAACCAGAGAGCGAAGAATCAAATACCAATACTCCAGTTGCAGAAGAGATTGTTACAGAAGAGATTGTTGAGGAGAATGTGGCAGTGGTTGCAGAAGATTCAGTACCAGTAGAAGTTGCGGCAGCAAGTACTGTAGGAGAATCTTCAGAGCCTTCTACGCCAGCAGCTAGTATACCAACGGAAGATCTAGCAGTTGAAGCCGCATTCTCTGAGAACACTTACATTCAAACCGATGTGCCTAACTACATAAGTATGGAATCCACCCATGCAATAGTTCCTACAACCAATGAAGTGACTGACGAAGAACTTAGCGATCGCGATGATATTTCAGCAGTTCCAGAAATCCTCAAGGAAAAATCTATTGTTCTCCTAGCTCATGATAGCCAAAAAGCAGAGTTAGTTGATTTTATCGAGCGCCATCAAGCAACTTTCTCCAAATGTTTGTTTATGGCTCCTGCTGCTATTAGCGAAGCTTTGATGCAATACGACATACCTGTGAGCCGCAAACTACCTAACTTAACTGCTGGCGGCTATCAAGAGATTAATTCGGCGATCGCCTCTAAAAATCTTCTAGGTGTAATTTTCCTGCGAGATTTCTTGGTTCCCCAGCCGACACAAGCAAATGATGAAGCTTTGTCTAGATCTTGTAATGTGAATCAAGTGATTTTAGCAACAAATCTGGCAACCGCTCAAGCTTTTGAAGGATATCTCCAGTATTTAATTGCATCCACTCCAAAAGTTAGCTTGGCTAAAGGATCGGGGCAATGA
- a CDS encoding DUF4159 domain-containing protein, translated as MTRPFPAPPINPFERLQVADGLLINAERWRHAHSYHRQRQNVHYQSLNQPGIVCGLGVRAIAAPKEVAAEYRDRSWLQIQPGIAIDLAGNPIVLSKPFNFRITTELQDSEPVMVYVVARYRDPDELEAQKQREIVQEMFRIDEKSTSPDIWDVELCRIRLQIDKKAITQPADVFFPGYGDIDLRYRTQVQARPQALLRVAQVNFDDSESSQNFFNLSYLLQAVEALYPSLRGGEIIDRVDWKTDLQIYDLLYLTGKQKLSLNASEFKALERYLQSGGILLVDVPSEATELIESVQSLAAQELKTPLKSLEQLRRDHPLRTRPFLFAALPLVDRQTIQLLCGGGLILAIGNLGSAWGLDEGLSLSRVTIRTAQELGVNILHYAWKRRQLMNLQKEDYSGQW; from the coding sequence ATGACACGTCCCTTTCCCGCTCCACCAATTAATCCTTTTGAACGCCTACAAGTTGCTGACGGGCTGCTGATTAACGCCGAACGCTGGCGACACGCCCACAGTTACCACCGTCAGCGTCAGAACGTACACTATCAATCGCTGAATCAACCAGGTATAGTTTGTGGTTTAGGCGTGCGGGCGATCGCTGCTCCGAAAGAAGTAGCAGCTGAGTATCGCGATCGAAGTTGGTTGCAAATTCAACCAGGTATCGCGATCGATCTCGCTGGGAATCCAATTGTGCTGTCAAAGCCATTCAACTTTCGGATTACTACCGAATTACAGGATTCTGAGCCAGTTATGGTGTATGTAGTCGCAAGATATCGCGATCCAGATGAACTAGAAGCTCAAAAACAGCGTGAAATTGTGCAGGAGATGTTTCGCATTGATGAAAAAAGCACTTCTCCTGATATATGGGATGTTGAGTTGTGTCGAATTCGCCTGCAAATTGACAAAAAAGCGATTACCCAACCTGCTGATGTTTTCTTTCCAGGGTATGGCGATATCGATCTACGCTATCGCACTCAGGTTCAGGCTCGTCCCCAAGCTTTGCTGCGCGTTGCTCAAGTCAATTTCGACGATTCTGAGTCTAGTCAAAATTTTTTCAATCTCTCCTATTTATTGCAAGCGGTTGAAGCACTCTATCCATCACTACGAGGAGGAGAAATTATCGATCGCGTCGATTGGAAAACCGATCTTCAAATTTACGATCTTTTGTATCTCACAGGTAAACAAAAATTATCGCTTAACGCTTCCGAATTCAAAGCACTAGAAAGATATCTTCAATCTGGTGGTATCTTACTTGTAGATGTGCCGTCAGAGGCAACTGAGCTAATTGAATCCGTACAATCCTTAGCTGCTCAAGAACTGAAAACTCCTCTCAAATCGCTAGAACAATTGCGGCGCGATCATCCTTTACGCACTCGACCATTTTTATTCGCTGCATTGCCACTAGTAGATCGGCAGACGATCCAACTTTTGTGTGGTGGGGGTTTGATCTTAGCGATCGGTAACTTAGGCAGTGCTTGGGGACTAGATGAAGGACTAAGCTTATCGCGAGTCACGATTCGTACTGCTCAAGAACTAGGAGTCAATATTTTGCACTACGCCTGGAAACGTCGGCAACTTATGAATCTGCAAAAAGAAGATTATTCAGGACAGTGGTAG
- a CDS encoding phage tail protein — MISALDRHGISLQLTPMQLPEAVPQSGSVLAGFNELATAAVQENPCLVLHPGEPARMILQVQNWEVHSLQLLFWVEGNFPADWCQLVPETPKQVINTVINTISRSGAWQAIDSEEIEIPAKGKWSGELLFLIPNNFFEDWQAIKSGNKKRLNLNLRGSLSAYTRHSHNQQPVLEFMQQVNFDLYVRPHSNYVNFLPLLYREVDFINRLISIFEQTFEPVVNSFSSMWANLDPLTSPQALLPFLAHWVAWHVEPHWNLNQQRRLIRHAMELYRWRGTRRGLRHYLHLYTGLPLDDDVPQEANKHISITEPFGAGMVLGNSRIGEDAVLGGGNPYHFVVRLRSDRTIDEQLVRQILDSEKPAFCTYELIIENLYDTSLSRSTN, encoded by the coding sequence ATGATTTCCGCCCTCGATCGACACGGTATCAGCCTGCAATTAACTCCGATGCAACTACCTGAGGCTGTTCCTCAGTCTGGTTCGGTGTTAGCGGGGTTTAACGAGCTAGCAACAGCAGCAGTACAAGAGAATCCGTGTTTGGTGCTACACCCAGGAGAGCCTGCCCGCATGATACTGCAAGTGCAGAACTGGGAAGTCCATTCCCTACAACTGCTCTTTTGGGTTGAAGGTAACTTTCCGGCTGATTGGTGTCAGCTCGTACCAGAGACACCAAAACAAGTCATTAATACAGTCATTAATACAATTAGTAGGAGTGGTGCATGGCAGGCAATTGATTCAGAAGAGATAGAAATTCCAGCTAAAGGAAAATGGTCTGGAGAATTACTGTTTCTCATTCCTAACAATTTTTTTGAAGATTGGCAAGCAATTAAATCAGGTAACAAAAAACGCTTAAACCTTAACTTGCGCGGTTCTCTTTCAGCTTATACGCGCCACAGCCACAACCAGCAGCCCGTGCTGGAATTTATGCAGCAGGTTAACTTCGATCTGTACGTGCGTCCTCACAGTAATTATGTCAATTTTCTGCCGCTGCTATACCGAGAAGTAGACTTTATTAACCGCTTGATTAGTATCTTCGAGCAGACTTTTGAACCTGTTGTCAATAGCTTTAGTAGTATGTGGGCAAATCTAGATCCCTTGACTTCCCCACAAGCGCTGTTACCCTTTTTAGCCCACTGGGTAGCTTGGCATGTCGAACCCCATTGGAACCTCAACCAACAGCGGCGATTAATTCGTCACGCTATGGAGCTTTATCGCTGGCGTGGTACTCGTAGGGGATTGCGCCATTATTTACATTTATACACGGGCTTACCTTTAGATGACGACGTTCCACAAGAAGCTAATAAGCATATTAGCATCACCGAACCTTTCGGTGCGGGAATGGTGCTAGGAAATTCCCGTATCGGTGAGGATGCTGTGTTAGGTGGCGGAAATCCCTATCACTTTGTAGTACGACTGCGATCCGATCGCACAATTGACGAGCAGTTAGTACGGCAAATTCTTGACTCCGAAAAGCCAGCTTTTTGCACCTACGAATTAATTATTGAAAATCTTTATGACACGTCCCTTTCCCGCTCCACCAATTAA
- a CDS encoding putative baseplate assembly protein, producing MEFDFLPKLPNSNLDDRTFDELVDECILRIPRYCPEWTDRNLSDPGVTLIELFAWLTDQMLIRFNQVPRKNYIAFLELLGIRLNPPTPAQTNLTFYLTTDLPSAYTIPTGVEVATERTETEEAIIFSTDEDLTIGKPTLRHFLTASTAEDTPQTFSDRTSRWDRLGESAWTGSEQLLFAEQPQPGNCFYLAIGCAATVTEAGESSPASEDCLKGNVLAITFYGARGTPTGIDPHAPPRRWEAWNGKRWQPVLLRESYDATRGFSFNEIAQRGGDPEQGADVVLHLPQTLPITSFTTYRGYWLRCVLTAAQPHQPVYTNSPRVTGLAVRTIGGTVRASQSLLIREEQLGISDGRPGQSFEVQSPPILDRREGEHIEVTPPSGLPQIWQEVKDFADSSSADLHYTIDSLTGAIQFGPLIREPEALKLQTPSGDRLKASLAEETFSGGELQQRLLEHQYGAVPPRGSVIIMVAYRTGGGKKGNVQAGTLRFLKSAIPYVASVTNHYLARNGADAQSLDRAVLEAPRILRTRDRAVTAEDFEVLTQRAGTGAIARVKCLGASESQSAGRVSLLVVPQANTDAIAQGLGIPPERFALTSTLQQQVMNYLDERRLLGVQVQLQVPEYVGVTVQAEVAIEPTYNNPTARREILNQLRVSLYRYLNPLSGGLEGTGWDFGRPVYTSDIVALLQKTPGVAYLGTVLLFALRRQGETWQRQTAPEPFIDPGSLGLICSWASDRQRSSHDVRQINA from the coding sequence GTGGAATTTGACTTTCTGCCAAAACTGCCTAATTCTAACTTGGACGATCGCACTTTTGACGAATTAGTCGATGAGTGTATCTTGCGGATTCCCCGCTATTGTCCAGAGTGGACAGACCGCAACCTCAGCGATCCTGGCGTAACGCTGATTGAATTGTTTGCCTGGTTGACCGACCAGATGTTAATCCGCTTCAATCAAGTACCCCGAAAAAACTATATTGCGTTTTTAGAGTTATTAGGAATTCGCCTCAATCCTCCTACCCCTGCCCAAACAAACTTAACGTTTTATCTAACTACAGATCTACCATCAGCTTACACAATTCCCACAGGGGTAGAAGTTGCAACAGAGCGCACCGAAACTGAAGAAGCAATTATCTTTAGTACGGATGAGGACTTAACAATTGGAAAACCAACCCTGCGGCACTTCTTAACTGCCTCAACCGCAGAAGATACTCCCCAAACTTTTAGCGATCGCACCAGCCGCTGGGATCGTCTAGGAGAAAGTGCCTGGACGGGAAGCGAACAATTATTGTTTGCCGAACAACCACAGCCAGGAAATTGCTTTTATCTGGCGATCGGCTGTGCTGCTACTGTTACGGAGGCGGGAGAGTCGTCCCCTGCTTCAGAAGACTGCCTTAAGGGTAATGTCCTAGCTATTACTTTTTATGGAGCCAGAGGTACGCCAACTGGCATCGATCCTCACGCTCCCCCGCGCCGCTGGGAAGCCTGGAACGGTAAACGCTGGCAACCAGTATTATTAAGAGAATCTTACGATGCTACGCGAGGCTTTAGTTTTAATGAAATTGCCCAACGAGGAGGCGATCCCGAACAAGGGGCTGATGTAGTACTTCACTTGCCTCAAACTTTGCCTATTACTAGCTTTACAACTTACCGAGGGTATTGGCTGCGCTGCGTTTTAACGGCTGCTCAACCTCATCAACCTGTTTATACCAATTCGCCCAGAGTGACGGGGTTAGCCGTAAGAACCATTGGCGGCACTGTTCGAGCCAGTCAAAGTCTTTTGATTCGCGAAGAACAGCTGGGAATTAGTGATGGCAGACCAGGACAAAGTTTTGAGGTACAATCCCCACCAATTCTCGATCGCCGAGAGGGCGAACATATAGAAGTCACGCCTCCTAGTGGGCTGCCTCAAATCTGGCAGGAGGTTAAAGACTTTGCTGATTCTAGTTCCGCAGACCTACACTACACCATTGATTCTCTGACTGGAGCGATTCAATTCGGACCGCTAATTCGAGAGCCAGAGGCATTGAAACTGCAAACGCCGTCGGGCGATCGCCTGAAAGCATCACTAGCTGAAGAAACGTTCTCAGGTGGTGAATTACAGCAAAGGCTATTAGAGCATCAATATGGGGCAGTGCCTCCTCGCGGCTCTGTAATTATAATGGTTGCCTATCGTACAGGCGGCGGGAAAAAAGGCAACGTGCAAGCTGGGACGCTGCGATTTCTTAAGTCAGCAATTCCCTACGTTGCCAGTGTCACAAATCACTATCTAGCTCGTAACGGCGCAGATGCACAGTCACTCGATCGAGCCGTGTTAGAAGCGCCTCGGATACTTCGGACTCGCGATCGCGCTGTCACCGCAGAAGATTTTGAGGTCTTGACTCAACGCGCTGGAACCGGAGCGATCGCCCGCGTCAAGTGCTTAGGCGCAAGTGAGAGTCAAAGTGCTGGTCGTGTCAGTTTGTTAGTTGTACCTCAAGCTAATACAGATGCGATCGCTCAAGGACTGGGAATTCCACCGGAACGTTTTGCCCTCACATCTACACTGCAACAACAGGTAATGAACTATCTAGATGAACGCCGCCTATTAGGAGTACAGGTGCAGTTGCAAGTACCGGAGTATGTTGGAGTTACCGTTCAAGCCGAAGTAGCAATAGAACCAACCTACAACAATCCTACTGCGCGGCGGGAGATCTTGAATCAACTGAGAGTATCGCTCTATCGCTATCTCAACCCTTTGAGTGGAGGTTTAGAAGGGACGGGCTGGGACTTTGGTCGCCCTGTTTATACTTCTGATATTGTGGCTTTGCTACAAAAAACACCTGGAGTAGCTTACTTAGGAACTGTTTTATTATTCGCCCTGCGACGGCAAGGCGAAACTTGGCAGCGGCAAACCGCACCAGAACCATTCATCGATCCTGGTTCCTTGGGACTAATTTGTTCTTGGGCAAGCGATCGCCAGCGTTCCAGTCATGACGTGAGACAGATAAATGCGTAA
- a CDS encoding GPW/gp25 family protein, with amino-acid sequence MPQLWNEQQQEYLGTGLTFPLQLNVQGEIKLSAQAQKVKESIWIILRTGLGERVYRPNFGCRLGELTFAPLNTDTMLRIRLYILEALQIWEPRIIVDDVHTDPDPIRGRVEITIDYRLKDYPDTYSFVYPFYLVSMSE; translated from the coding sequence ATGCCCCAGTTGTGGAACGAGCAGCAGCAAGAATACTTAGGCACGGGCTTGACTTTCCCTTTACAATTAAACGTGCAAGGAGAAATCAAGCTCAGCGCTCAAGCTCAGAAGGTCAAGGAATCAATTTGGATTATTTTACGTACTGGACTAGGAGAGCGCGTTTATCGTCCTAACTTTGGATGTCGCTTAGGAGAACTCACTTTCGCTCCCTTAAACACCGATACAATGCTGCGGATTCGCCTATATATCCTAGAAGCACTTCAGATTTGGGAACCTCGGATTATTGTTGATGATGTACATACCGATCCCGACCCGATACGGGGGCGCGTGGAGATTACCATCGACTATCGGCTAAAAGACTATCCTGACACTTACAGCTTTGTCTATCCGTTCTATCTGGTTTCAATGTCGGAGTAA
- a CDS encoding VgrG-related protein — translation MPLEKAKLIVHSSPFNPEARDIEFMFNPTEISFTRRANWEDEPGNRGSSLLPKVNFSGVEPYQLTLSNLLFDTYETKTSVMQKYIDNIKQSVSARATAPSRPPVYIFVWKNKYFHCVIESLTYKLTMFLTDGTPVRALVDITLREVDPENLPGGKATPPNTPKTADPKHPAGKATPSNAQNAASKQSTGKPTASANNSQSLYLSEPILKLGGAIAPPELIKDVLEICVEESLHLPAMFTLVIHNTYLSATDRSEAWRHERYFKIGDRISIGFAASTTEDREFKQEVKVPSLIEAEITAMEVNFTDESKAHIVIRGYDISHRLHRGRYNRSFTNITDSDIVMKIAKESGIKIGRLDRSGTPYEYVFQENQTNMEFLRERAARIGFELFVQDNKLYFRQPKNDGSLLLKWLDEINSFSVRATSAQQVSSVEVRSWDYSKKKLINEIAKAEKVVTTTGNGKGSSTSKAFKGGKPPNMVVVDQPVANASEAKKMAQALCDELGGEFICADAKADGNPKIRPGKVVQLKGMGIRYSGKYYVTETRHLYSQNVYTTEFSVRGLHEGTLLSTLAPQTHLQPGQTLMVGLVTDNKDPKGWGRVKVKLPTLSEKDDSNWARVVGLGAAKNRGFYCLPEVNDEVLVGFEHGDIHRPYIIGGVWNGVDKTVETVNETVDRRGRVRLRTIKTRTGHTIQFVEEDSLRTKAGIYITTAGGHNVHLNDSRMEKSVMIQTSGGHQITMEDRSVPPTISISSIGNLSLSARGELSLEAGTKMSLSAPTMLLDAQAQMFLSANTTMLLRSPVVIGLAAPRILLGGIPIPPPASLPQLAPLITASQAANIKLP, via the coding sequence ATGCCACTTGAGAAAGCGAAACTTATAGTTCATAGTTCTCCCTTCAATCCTGAGGCTAGAGATATTGAGTTCATGTTCAATCCCACAGAAATTAGCTTTACACGAAGGGCAAACTGGGAAGACGAGCCTGGCAATCGTGGATCGTCCCTTTTGCCTAAAGTCAATTTTTCTGGGGTTGAACCTTATCAACTGACGCTGAGCAATCTTTTGTTTGATACATATGAAACGAAGACATCAGTAATGCAAAAGTACATCGACAATATCAAACAAAGTGTGAGTGCGCGGGCAACAGCTCCCTCGCGCCCACCTGTTTACATTTTTGTTTGGAAAAATAAATATTTTCATTGTGTCATAGAAAGCTTAACTTATAAGCTCACGATGTTTCTGACAGACGGCACACCTGTACGAGCGTTAGTAGACATCACTTTGCGAGAAGTCGATCCAGAAAATCTTCCTGGTGGTAAAGCAACTCCACCCAACACTCCAAAAACAGCAGATCCAAAACACCCCGCAGGCAAAGCAACTCCATCTAACGCTCAAAATGCAGCTTCAAAGCAATCGACTGGTAAACCAACTGCATCAGCTAACAATAGCCAAAGCCTTTATCTATCTGAACCAATTCTGAAACTAGGAGGCGCGATCGCTCCACCTGAGTTGATAAAAGACGTGCTGGAAATTTGTGTAGAGGAGAGTTTGCATTTGCCAGCAATGTTTACGCTGGTTATCCATAATACTTACCTATCAGCTACCGATCGCAGCGAGGCTTGGCGACACGAGCGCTATTTTAAAATAGGCGATCGCATATCAATTGGTTTTGCTGCTAGTACCACCGAAGACCGAGAATTTAAACAAGAAGTAAAAGTACCGAGCTTAATTGAAGCTGAAATTACCGCTATGGAAGTGAATTTCACAGATGAATCAAAGGCTCATATTGTTATCCGAGGTTATGATATTTCCCATCGCTTGCATCGCGGACGCTACAATCGGTCTTTTACAAATATTACCGACAGCGATATTGTCATGAAAATTGCTAAGGAGTCCGGTATCAAAATCGGTCGGCTCGATCGCAGTGGCACACCTTACGAGTATGTGTTTCAAGAAAACCAAACTAACATGGAATTTCTGCGGGAAAGAGCAGCGCGGATTGGTTTTGAACTGTTTGTGCAAGATAACAAACTCTATTTTCGCCAGCCCAAGAACGATGGATCTTTGTTGCTAAAGTGGTTAGATGAGATTAACAGCTTCAGCGTTCGCGCCACCAGCGCCCAGCAAGTCAGCAGTGTAGAAGTGCGAAGTTGGGACTACTCTAAAAAAAAATTAATTAATGAAATTGCTAAAGCTGAGAAAGTAGTCACAACGACGGGTAATGGTAAGGGAAGTAGCACCAGCAAGGCATTTAAAGGGGGCAAGCCTCCCAACATGGTTGTGGTAGACCAACCAGTTGCTAACGCTAGTGAAGCTAAAAAAATGGCTCAAGCTCTCTGCGACGAATTAGGTGGAGAGTTTATCTGTGCTGATGCTAAAGCCGATGGCAACCCCAAAATTCGCCCTGGCAAAGTCGTGCAATTAAAAGGAATGGGCATTCGCTATAGCGGTAAATATTACGTTACAGAAACCCGTCACTTATACAGCCAAAACGTTTACACTACAGAATTTAGCGTGCGCGGACTACACGAGGGAACCCTGCTTTCTACCTTAGCGCCCCAAACACATCTGCAACCAGGTCAAACTCTCATGGTGGGACTCGTTACTGATAATAAAGATCCTAAAGGCTGGGGACGGGTAAAAGTTAAACTACCAACGCTCAGCGAAAAAGATGACAGCAACTGGGCAAGAGTTGTTGGTTTAGGAGCAGCCAAAAATCGCGGATTTTATTGTTTGCCAGAAGTCAATGACGAAGTACTCGTTGGTTTCGAGCATGGAGACATTCATCGACCATACATAATTGGAGGCGTTTGGAATGGTGTAGATAAAACTGTTGAAACTGTAAATGAAACAGTTGACCGAAGAGGTAGAGTTAGGTTACGTACAATCAAAACTCGCACAGGGCACACTATTCAATTTGTCGAAGAGGATAGCCTTAGAACCAAAGCAGGCATTTATATAACAACAGCTGGCGGACACAATGTGCATCTTAATGACAGCAGAATGGAAAAGTCTGTCATGATTCAAACATCTGGAGGGCATCAGATAACAATGGAAGACCGCAGCGTGCCTCCAACTATTTCAATCAGTTCTATAGGAAATTTGTCATTAAGCGCTCGCGGAGAACTGTCATTAGAAGCTGGAACAAAAATGTCATTAAGCGCTCCAACTATGTTATTGGATGCTCAAGCACAAATGTTTTTAAGTGCTAATACAACTATGTTATTGAGATCTCCAGTCGTCATTGGACTTGCTGCGCCTAGAATTTTACTTGGCGGTATTCCTATACCACCCCCAGCATCACTCCCTCAGCTAGCACCACTCATTACTGCTAGCCAAGCGGCAAACATCAAACTGCCCTAG